ACCGTTGACCATCTAGTGGCCAACTCATTTTGCTAGGGTAccccttaggaatattttgGATTCAACGGCTTCGACCCGCATAACCGTCATTTAGGTAACAAAATAAAAGGCCAAGTGACGGAAAATATGTTATGCATGCAATGACaatttaatattcaaaatttaaacatataaaatgcaaataaaaaaataaattactaattattacattcttaaatagttagtcaaataagtcaaacaaatctaatggttagaacctaattaaatctccagcggagtcgccatttctgttatgtcggaaaaagatggtttaaaattaatttaaacttttagagaaaaaattaattttaaaaaagagagtcgccacttaatttttaagaaaaatcaagaaaccttAATTTTAAAGAGCCTAACAAATTTAAGTCGAAAGGAAAAACTCGCTGGAAATGAAGATCGGTCTTGAAATCCTGAGCAATCTCATGAACCAAACGTTGGAACAGAAACTTTCGAATGAGGAGTTCAGTCGATTTCTGATACTTTCGGATTTCTCTGAGCGCCACAGTACTTGGCCTGAATCTGTGTGGCTTCTTCACTCCCCCAGTAGCTGGAGCAGATTTCCTGGCAGCTTTTGTTGCCAATTGCTTCCTTGGAGCTTTGCCTCCAGTTGATTTACGAGCAGTTTGCTTTGTACGAGCCATTGAAAATTTTGGGTTTTCAAAGGATTTAGGATTTAGACCCAAAACTCAAGATCATTATAGATCTAGATCTAAATATCAAATTCCggcgaagctctaattttttcGGCGAAGCCTTTTTTTCCAGGTGTACAGATTTGGATTCCCGGTGACGAACAACCACTACAACCGCTGTAACTCAACTTCGTACGCCGACATGAATAGTACTCCGACGTGAGCAGTATTTTTCTGCGacaaccaggttcatttctacTGGatttggtacctccggtttttatttctttatatatctattctttgttcatatacttgtcGTTACATTTTGCCGACTTTAGACCcccgaataatttattagttcatacgcatttttgtggctttggatagtgatggtagactagggtcatgttctcgctcatggacggagatgagggtaaggaggggtaagtgggttaaaggagcatctagactgagaataggttATTGGAACATTGGGACATTAACGAgtaaatccatagaactggttaagattctaaagaagagaaagattaatatagcctgtgtccaggagacaaaatgggtagattctaaagctaaggagatagacgggtataagctttggttttctggtaaatcaaagtataggaatggggtaggcattttaatagacagtgatttaagggatcaggtggtggaggttaggagagtcaatgataagatagcgaggaagaaggcgaagtcggcggttgcaacggcaaaaatgacaacttttgaacgcctttattctgaactagaagagaaaggcggggacatgaaattattcaggctagctaGGGCCCGGGAGataagggcacgcgatgtggatcaagtgaagtacatTAAAGATGAGAACGGAAaaatattggtagaggagacccttatcaaacaaagatggtagtcatacttccataaacttttgaatgacagtggggacagagaaattgtgttgggagatttggaacatacaggaaggagtcacgatattgggggttgtaggagtacTACGGTAGATGAGGTTAAAggtgctgttcgtaggatgcgctggggaaaaGCGACCGGAcgtgacgagatccctggagaattttggaagagtgcgggcttGGTAGGTTTTGAAtagctgactaggttatttaatgtcatctttacgacttCAACGATGCCTGTAGAATGaaggtcgagcatcatgattcctttataaaaaaacaagggggatagcaGAGttgtgacaactatagaggtatcaagcttctaagccatactatgaaagtgtgggaaagaatggtggagatgagggtgaggagaggcgtgtctatttcagagaaccagttcggatttatgctgGGACGTTCAACTATGGAAGCCAtctatcttatgaggagactaatagagcaatatagggagaggaagagagacttgcatatggtattcatcgacttagaaaaggcttacgataaagtcccacgagagatactatgaagatgtttggaggctaaaggtgtaccggtagcgtacataagggtgatcaaggacatgtacgagggtgccaaaaccagggtaaggacagtaggaggggactcagaacactttccagttgtgttg
The genomic region above belongs to Solanum dulcamara chromosome 5, daSolDulc1.2, whole genome shotgun sequence and contains:
- the LOC129890583 gene encoding histone H3.2-like translates to MARTKQTARKSTGGKAPRKQLATKAARKSAPATGGVKKPHRFRPSTVALREIRKYQKSTELLIRKFLFQRLVHEIAQDFKTDLHFQRVFPFDLNLLGSLKLRFLDFS